The nucleotide sequence TGCGACTTTATATGGCTTAATGGTGACGGTAGCCATCCGTGGTCATAACATATTCTGGCATATACATTGCGCTGTCGTCTGATGGTTTTCTCAAACCTTGCCATACTCTTGAAGCGACAATGATAACTGCATTCCGCCACAAGGTTAGacttatttaaattgtaataataataataatcgaaataatgataacagtcATAATTTTGATAaccataataattttttttcaattgttatatattgttatAGCTTACCCatcaattatttgaattatttccattatttagatgatttattataatatataaacaatcaatattaaaacgATAATTTtcgaattataaattaaaattttaatcaATCACAAAACCATCACACGTGATGAATTCTTCTCCTTTGGGTTGTGAAACAAtgcagtcgactgatttcagttGAGtttttatgtgttgttgtttaaatttgtttattttaagtgACGCTTACCACTGGTAGAAAAATTAATCATATATGGTCTCCCATGTTATAATTTACGAATGTTTATTATTCGGTGATATGAAAAGAAGACTCATATGTTATTTGTACTGGcttattcaaaataaacatgataaaaaaacaatacaaaagaaCGGTTCTTTAATAAGGCATACACTCCTAAAagttatatgtatttaataaatactAAACATATTTGTAACTAATATACACGTGCATATTCAATTTTTGCAGTTCTAATTTGAAGTTTGATTTTATTATCTAGGTCTATTCGCTGAGGTCACAATGTCAGCTAACGTTTCCGACAAACTATTCACGTCAGCAAGCCTACTTTTCTCAAATGGAGACGTCAACGTGTATTCGACTGCCGACCCTTATATTTCACGTTACCCGATAACTGACAACGTTTCAGCCACTCGCGACCAATGCGAACCTATCAGCGGGGACAATAATACTGAGGCTACGACCGACGAGCAGTTTGTTCCCGGCAGCGGATATGACTTTCCGGTGTTCGGCATGGAGGACGGAACGTTTGTCTACCTTCACAGCCTTGCCATTGGTTGCCTGATCACCAGCCTCATCTCCGCCATCATCACACTCGTTCTCTCTTTCCGGAACAACAATAACCTCACTTTCTTCAGCAAGTGGTCCCGTAGCGAGCGCTACGTCGTCTACATGGCGATCTGCGACGGTATCTTCAATTTTTGGCACACTATTGAGCACATGCACGGCCTCGTGGTGTTCGGACACGTGCGCCCTAAGGAGCTGTGcgccttatatggcttcatggtCACGGTTTTCATAAGTTCCCAGAACCTGCTGGTGAACGTCATCGCCATCAGCGTGTATTTCATCATCAAATTCGACAAGAATATCAACTTCGGCAAGAGAGACTGGAAGCTCCTTCTCTATTGCTTCGGAGTACCGTTTGTTGGGGCTGTAGCGGCAGCGGCCGGCGATCAGTTTGGACCAATAGAATTATTGTGAGTGTATTTCATTTGTTCATATGCTCCATCAATAGTGTTGTACATCTACATCCGGTCCATGCTTGcgtttataaattgtattaagaATTGTTAGTTTCTTCAAATATACACGTgcattaataacaaaaacaaatgaaatatacaCAATATGTTATGGTAATGTAACCCTCATTTCTATTTGAGTGCACATGTCATCTTCAAagtttgatttaatttaattgttattcatatttataattaCAAGTATATGTTTACAATCATTACTAATATCAGCTTTGTTTGATTTCAGCTGCGCATTCGACCAGGTGAAAGGCAGAATGAGCAACTTCCTCTTCAATACAATCGCGATTATCATTATCACCGCCGTCAACAGCACCCTATATATTTTGTCATGGAAACATATCCGTGACGAGACCCGCGAGACGAAGCAAGTCCTAGGCAATGAGAATTCTAACATTGCTATCATGAAGAGGTCCCACAGGGCGGCAAGAAACATGTCCATGTTCGTGGTCGCTTTTTTCGCGCAGCGGTCAGGTGTCGCGGTGCACGCTGTCTGGGGGCTCGTCACTCCGCACATTCACATGGTCCTCTATTTCCTGATCGTCTTCTTTGCCAACATCGGCGGCCTCTTGAACCTCGTCGTGTTTCTCATCATCCGCAAGTCGCGCAACGCCCAGAAGAGCCCGGGCAATCGTCAGATGCTAGTCTTGAAGAGCAGCAACGGGACGTCCGGTACAAAGTCAATGGATTCATCATCCGCAAGTCGCGCACCGCCAAAAAGTGCCCGGACAATCGTCAGATGCTAGTCTTGAAGAGCAGCAACGGGTCGTCCGGTACAAAGTCAATGGATTGGAAGGTTggaattatatactttttttctgtcTGAAGCGTATCTATTCGCAGCGCAAATAAACCGATACTAGAACGATATAGAGTCCAACCTGGCTAGCGGTCACCTGCCTACAACGGTCAGCAAAATTCCTTCTCCAGACGAAAATCGTTCTATATATTACACCTTAGTATACGGTCACCTGGCATTAGCGGCCAATGGTCAGTTCATTTTACTCTGAAAGCCATTTATCACCTGTGTTCGAAAATGCAGTTTTTACAGTATGTTTAACATGATTTTAGACAACGtgattgtaaaattaaaatcTGAATTTTTTGTGTCATCATCTGCATCATCTGCAGCATCACATTCCCACCAGAAACATAACTACCACCGTCAACATTAGGAACTGCGGAAAATGAACAGGCGTCATTGACGTTTTGACATTTAAAGAGTGCTcgccatgttaaaaaaaaatcctaattacttcttttgttttgtatttttcagACGTGTTTTGGAGAATGAAATTTGTTACAAGTTCTTTTTAAATCTTTCatcttttgaaaataatttcaattttccGTCCGTATTATAATCAACACGATTTCAATCAAATCGTCGTTTTCTTTATTTCGTTTAAATATAACAACTTGAGTACTacaattgttatttaatattaccATAGATGGTATAATTCATGTTGTAGCTACAGAGTTGAAACTTCAAAATACGTTTGATCATTTGATAAACCTGCGGTATTGCGAGCTGTCAATTTTAGAAAGGGACAAAGTTCTGTATTGTGTCTGATTTTGTCTGGTTGTTTCTGGTTTTATCTTGTTGTGCCTGGTTGTGCCTAGTTGTGTCTGGTGTCTTGAGTTTCTTTTGTTATGTATTATATCTACAGGGTGATATGTTGCAAAGGGACttgtaattgaaaataatttgtaaatgtcTATCAGGCTTTAGTGTTGTTTACCGGCATTGGTGCATAGGTGTGTATTTCATGACAATTATATTTTACGTTGTTATGAAATgtgtatattaacccatttatgcctagtggactctcccatccttctacattggatcaatttatttccaaaattagggatgtctggtatatttatttatatattgagaatatttcttacagaaattcctttaagcaaacagcgcagaccctgataagacgccgcatcatgcggcgtctcatctgggtctacgttgtttgccaaggccttttttctagacgctaggcataaatgggttaacaatatGCTTGCTATTCATTGTATATAACGATTGGTTTGTGTGAGagtataaataaatgtatgtaaataaaattaaaaaattaagtgtGTGTGTAAgtatttgtttgtataataaGAACTAAAAAATGCTTTCACTTCTAGAACTGCATTACAGCTGTGACCGTTATGCAATGTCCGCGGTGACGCAGCTATTGTGAAACCACCGCGGTTCTGGGTCAATTTTGGTCGTTGTTTCAGTATTCCGCGACAAAAAATCTACACATGAAATTAAACCGCATGCGTTCGCCCACTGCGATCCGCGGCGAGTGTCGCGGCGAAAAACCGCACAGTGTTACAGCGAAACGCCATGACGTTATCTAGATTAATTTACATGAAACTTAGACTTAATGCAATATGCCTTTACAATTTGcatgattattttaaaacaaacggGTGCATGTTTGACACAAAATCGTACAGAGCAACCGTTCCAAAGATTAAACAAATACactctattgtatatattgtatcgAACATGCATCGcacaaaaaaataagtattacatTCACATACATTATTGTGGATTTAATTACGGTTTATTACGATAGAAAACATTTTAAAGACGAAATTGACTAAAATACGTTACAGTTGTAATGGTCGGCGAACGATCGTCCATCAATGGTGCCACCTCTTATTGAAAGATGCATATATAAACGAGCCAAAGATACGTCCGAGGTGGCACCAAAGaagacattaaaacaaaa is from Dreissena polymorpha isolate Duluth1 chromosome 14, UMN_Dpol_1.0, whole genome shotgun sequence and encodes:
- the LOC127857189 gene encoding uncharacterized protein LOC127857189 translates to MSANVSDKLFTSASLLFSNGDVNVYSTADPYISRYPITDNVSATRDQCEPISGDNNTEATTDEQFVPGSGYDFPVFGMEDGTFVYLHSLAIGCLITSLISAIITLVLSFRNNNNLTFFSKWSRSERYVVYMAICDGIFNFWHTIEHMHGLVVFGHVRPKELCALYGFMVTVFISSQNLLVNVIAISVYFIIKFDKNINFGKRDWKLLLYCFGVPFVGAVAAAAGDQFGPIELFCAFDQVKGRMSNFLFNTIAIIIITAVNSTLYILSWKHIRDETRETKQVLGNENSNIAIMKRSHRAARNMSMFVVAFFAQRSGVAVHAVWGLVTPHIHMVLYFLIVFFANIGGLLNLVVFLIIRKSRNAQKSPGNRQMLVLKSSNGTSGTKSMDSSSASRAPPKSARTIVRC